The following proteins are co-located in the Xiphophorus maculatus strain JP 163 A chromosome 8, X_maculatus-5.0-male, whole genome shotgun sequence genome:
- the LOC102231309 gene encoding BCL2/adenovirus E1B 19 kDa protein-interacting protein 3-like gives MSQSDTETPEDGLYGSWVELEELIAAVSRRESLTGPQDSISSALQGELERILLEAQLECERSRDSPPQVVTPRSTSSPTRPTSEQDSDCVPIQEEAERRVDTDWVWDWSSRPENMPPKEFVFQHPKQPGSLSVRKTEVMKRGIFSSDVLLILVPSLLASHLLTLGVGIYIGKRLATSSASTL, from the exons ATGTCTCAGTCCGACACAGAGACACCAGAGGACGGACTTTACG GTTCATGGGTTGAGCTGGAGGAGCTGATCGCAGCTGTGAGCCGAAGGGAAAGTTTGACAGGACCTCAGGACAGCATCTCCTCTGCCTTGCAGGGGGAGCTAGAGAGAATCCTCCTTGAGGCGCAGCTGGAGTGTGAGAGGAGTAGAGACAG TCCTCCACAGGTGGTAACGCCACGATCCACTAGTTCTCCAACTAGACCCACTAGTGAGCAGGACAGTGACTGTGTCCCTATACAG GAGGAAGCAGAGCGGCGGGTGGACACAGACTGGGTGTGGGATTGGTCCAGTAGACCTGAAAATATGCCACCAAA AGAGTTTGTGTTCCAGCACCCGAAACAGCCAGGTTCCCTCAGTGTTAGGAAGACAGAGGTGATGAAAAGAGGAATTTTCTCCTCCGACGTTCTCCTCATCCTTGTTCCCTCCCTGCTGGCTTCGCATCTGCTCACACTCGGAGTCGG TATCTACATCGGGAAACGTCTGGCCACATCCTCAGCTAGCACACTGTGA